The segment AGAAGTTGACATTGTCAGGAACTTTCGCTTGGGCGTATTTATCTACTAATTCGCCGCCCACCATCGCTTTTCCATTCAATCCGTCAATATCGATACCAGGGATTCTTGGCGGCAAGTTGATGTAATTCACGTTTTGTTTTGTGGGACTGTGCGGTGAAACGAAGATCGTAACAAAGGCGATCAAGATAATGATCCCTAATAACGTCAGCGAAAAGATAGCAGCTTTATTTTTTTTCAACCGCCGCCACGAATCTTGCAAGAATGTCAAGGAAGGCATGGCGATCGCTTCACGTTCTTGGACAGTGTCTTTTTGCAGCAGTTCGAATTCTGAAGTCGGGATCTCTGTCAGATCTGTGTATTTAACGTCTTTAGATAATTCCATTAGCCTCTGCTCCCTTCTGACACACGAATTCTAGGATCCACGATGCCGTATAAGATATCCACGATCAAGATCACAAAGATCAGCATCCCGGAATAAAGGATCGTAACAGCCATGATCGTCGGGTAGTCATTTGTCGTGATGGATTTGACAAATTGTTCCCCAATGCCGGGAATCGCAAAAATATTTTCTACAACCAGCGAACCGGTCATCAATCCGACTGCTAATGGTCCTAATAATGTAAGCAGCGGGATCAAGCTGTTTCGCAGACCGTGTTTAAAGGCGATCTCCCAGCGACTGAGCCCTTTCGCTCTGGCTAATTCCACGAAATCACTATGCATGACTTCCACCATCTCGGTACGGATGAAACGGGCGGAATCTGCTAACGGCGACATCGCTAGAGCGATCGTCGGCAAGATCGTGTACATGAACCCTTCCCATTTTGCGATAGGCAGTACATGGAGTTTGATGGCAAAAATATATTGTAACAAAACAGCGAAAACAAAGTTAGGGATCGAACGGCCTAAGATCGCGACTAACGTAGCCAAGGTGTCTGCCCATGAGTTTTGCTTCATAGCAGAGATTGTTCCTAGAATGATCCCAAACAATGTACCAAAAATGATTGCTTGCAGACCTAGTTGTAAAGAAGGTCCGATCCGATCAGCCAAAAGTGCATTTACTGGTTGATTTTTGAATTGGAAAGAGATCCCAAAATCAAAATTCAGCAGGTTTTGCAAATAAATGCTATATTGCACTATTACCGGTTTATCTAACCCCACTTGTTTATTCAGCATCTCAATGGTTTCCGGGCTCAAACGCTCTGCGTTAGTATATGGTGTACCAGGCAATAATTTCATTAAGAAAAAAGTGATG is part of the Enterococcus mediterraneensis genome and harbors:
- the opp3b gene encoding oligopeptide ABC transporter permease; its protein translation is MNSFIKYFLKRLLFGVITLWLIATITFFLMKLLPGTPYTNAERLSPETIEMLNKQVGLDKPVIVQYSIYLQNLLNFDFGISFQFKNQPVNALLADRIGPSLQLGLQAIIFGTLFGIILGTISAMKQNSWADTLATLVAILGRSIPNFVFAVLLQYIFAIKLHVLPIAKWEGFMYTILPTIALAMSPLADSARFIRTEMVEVMHSDFVELARAKGLSRWEIAFKHGLRNSLIPLLTLLGPLAVGLMTGSLVVENIFAIPGIGEQFVKSITTNDYPTIMAVTILYSGMLIFVILIVDILYGIVDPRIRVSEGSRG